A genomic stretch from Longimicrobium sp. includes:
- the dcd gene encoding dCTP deaminase, producing MSIRSDKWIRRMAREHGMIDPFEDAQVRAGTISYGVSSYGYDMRVANEFKIFTNVNNAIVDPKAFSDKSFVPFEGDVCIVPPNSFALARSVEYFRIPRDVITLCVGKSTYARCGIITNVTPFEPEWEGFVTLEISNTTPLPAKIYANEGIAQVLFFQGDEPPEVSYADRKGKYMGQVGVTTPRL from the coding sequence ATGAGCATACGCTCCGACAAGTGGATCCGGCGCATGGCCCGCGAGCACGGGATGATCGACCCGTTCGAGGACGCGCAGGTGCGGGCGGGAACCATCAGCTACGGCGTGTCGAGCTACGGCTACGACATGCGGGTGGCGAACGAGTTCAAGATCTTCACGAACGTCAACAACGCCATCGTCGATCCCAAGGCGTTCAGCGACAAGTCGTTCGTGCCCTTCGAGGGCGACGTGTGCATCGTGCCGCCCAACTCGTTCGCGCTGGCCCGGTCGGTGGAGTACTTCCGCATCCCCCGCGACGTCATCACGCTCTGCGTCGGCAAGTCTACGTACGCGCGGTGCGGGATCATCACCAACGTCACGCCGTTCGAGCCCGAGTGGGAGGGTTTCGTGACGCTGGAGATCAGCAACACCACGCCGCTGCCAGCCAAGATCTACGCCAACGAGGGGATCGCCCAGGTGCTCTTCTTCCAGGGCGACGAGCCCCCCGAGGTGAGCTACGCCGACCGCAAGGGCAAGTACATGGGACAGGTGGGGGTCACGACGCCCCGGCTGTAA